The Thalassotalea sp. 273M-4 genome includes a region encoding these proteins:
- the prmA gene encoding 50S ribosomal protein L11 methyltransferase encodes MPWIQLRLAANEDTAEKYSDWLSACGAQAVTFIDAKDTPIYEPLPGDEVTYWHNTVVMGLFDASDDMDKVLTYLKSIHPDKNDMQYKLEQLEDKDWEREWMDNFHPMKFGQRLWICPSWRDVPEPDAVNVMLDPGLAFGTGTHPTTALCLTWLDSLDLNGKTVVDFGCGSGILSLAALKLGAKKVIGIDIDPQALQASLENAKRNGVEDRLELFLPKDQPKLKADVVVANILAGPLRELAPVIIDYVADNGLLALSGILENQGVELQEIYGQWCTMDPISEQDEWVRLSGRRNK; translated from the coding sequence ATGCCTTGGATCCAATTACGTTTGGCGGCTAATGAAGATACCGCAGAGAAATACAGCGACTGGTTAAGTGCTTGTGGCGCGCAAGCCGTAACCTTTATTGATGCAAAAGATACGCCTATTTATGAGCCTTTACCGGGAGATGAAGTGACTTATTGGCACAATACTGTGGTCATGGGGCTATTCGATGCCAGTGATGATATGGACAAAGTATTAACTTACTTAAAATCGATTCATCCAGATAAGAACGATATGCAATATAAACTTGAACAGCTTGAAGACAAGGATTGGGAGCGCGAGTGGATGGATAACTTCCATCCCATGAAATTTGGTCAGCGCTTGTGGATTTGTCCGAGCTGGCGTGATGTTCCTGAGCCGGATGCGGTAAATGTGATGCTTGACCCTGGACTGGCATTTGGTACTGGTACGCACCCAACAACTGCACTCTGTTTAACTTGGTTAGACTCTCTCGATCTTAATGGTAAGACCGTGGTCGATTTTGGCTGTGGTTCGGGTATCCTGTCTTTAGCTGCGCTCAAATTAGGGGCCAAAAAAGTGATTGGTATTGATATTGACCCGCAAGCTTTGCAAGCAAGTTTAGAAAATGCCAAACGCAACGGTGTTGAAGACAGGCTAGAATTATTCTTACCGAAAGATCAACCAAAACTAAAAGCCGATGTGGTCGTTGCCAACATATTAGCAGGGCCTTTACGTGAACTCGCTCCTGTGATTATTGATTACGTGGCTGATAATGGCTTGTTAGCGCTTTCTGGAATTTTAGAAAACCAGGGGGTTGAGTTACAGGAGATCTATGGTCAATGGTGTACGATGGATCCTATCAGTGAACAAGATGAGTGGGTGCGTTTATCAGGTCGCAGAAATAAATAG
- the ptsP gene encoding phosphoenolpyruvate--protein phosphotransferase: MSEQKDRPIGAIGASMMTLMAPIRGELISLTQVPDQAFAQKMVGDGAAIDPVEGLLKAPCDGKVTMIHPSCHAVSIEASNGVEVLMHIGIDTVKLRGDGFSVKVSTGQQVKTGDILIQFDVDFVAQHATSLITPVLITNQEKIDTIILSSEPRTEFEQMFYQVKLKSEDSSVALLGEQQESSTVKVANHTGIHARPAAYIAKIANLYGGEIVLKSANRQANARSVTAIMGLNIGFGDDISFSTNGADAEEALAALTDAVLSGLGEEVQQQSEDKHALERVKEPSLLFPTSENTSELKGITASPGFALGPIFKFEKESFEYEAKAQNSEQEQQRLTTTILQAQASLQAAINEQQEAGNKDQFEILSAHLLLLTDPSLVESASAQIKQSVSAPAAWQHAIDEQVHVLEGLANPLMQQRAADLKDVGDRVLRVLLGKTEDPLANLPENCILVAEELTPSQIAGFEGKNIKAVLTTTGSASSHVAIIARSLSLAMLAAVDKSVLELANDTELLVDANKGVVLVSPTEDAMAQLKLDQDNDRKLKEQALAQALQPAITQDNVEVEVAANIGDVKDAKKAAEQGADGIGLLRSEFLFLDRLNAPSEQEQFEAYSEMLEGIGVDKPAIVRTLDVGGDKPLPYVPIEPEENPFLGERGIRICLDRPEILREQFRALLRASVGKKLRIMLPMISSLTELKLARKVLDQEAEKLSIKGVELGVMIEVPSAALMADVLAQEADFFSIGTNDLTQYTLAMDRGNARLAPLADNLDPAVLRMIDLTVKGARKHNRWVGVCGGMAAQPLAQPILLGLGVNELSVQISAVAETKYRVRALNMKECQDLAQQALACATTDDVKELVRAYQQ; the protein is encoded by the coding sequence GTGTCCGAACAAAAAGATCGCCCAATCGGAGCAATTGGCGCATCCATGATGACTTTAATGGCGCCGATCCGAGGTGAACTAATCTCTTTAACACAAGTGCCTGATCAGGCATTTGCGCAAAAAATGGTAGGTGATGGGGCTGCCATTGATCCCGTTGAAGGGCTACTAAAGGCCCCGTGTGATGGTAAAGTCACGATGATTCACCCATCTTGCCATGCCGTATCCATAGAAGCCTCAAATGGAGTTGAAGTGTTAATGCATATTGGGATTGATACGGTAAAACTTCGAGGTGATGGTTTTAGCGTAAAAGTATCCACAGGTCAGCAAGTAAAAACAGGGGATATTCTAATCCAGTTTGATGTGGATTTTGTTGCTCAACATGCCACCAGTTTAATTACACCTGTGTTAATCACCAACCAAGAAAAAATCGACACCATAATACTTTCTTCTGAGCCACGAACTGAATTTGAGCAGATGTTTTACCAAGTAAAACTAAAATCAGAAGATTCATCGGTTGCTCTTTTAGGTGAACAGCAAGAGTCTAGTACGGTGAAAGTCGCCAACCATACTGGTATCCACGCTCGTCCGGCGGCTTACATTGCTAAAATCGCTAACTTATATGGTGGTGAGATAGTTTTAAAGTCGGCGAATCGTCAAGCCAATGCTCGCAGTGTTACCGCTATTATGGGCTTAAATATTGGTTTTGGTGATGACATCAGCTTCAGTACCAATGGTGCTGATGCTGAAGAAGCCTTGGCCGCCCTTACTGACGCAGTCTTATCTGGTTTAGGTGAAGAGGTTCAGCAACAAAGTGAAGACAAACATGCTTTGGAGCGCGTTAAAGAGCCTTCTTTATTATTCCCCACAAGTGAAAACACGAGCGAATTAAAAGGCATAACCGCATCGCCGGGCTTTGCTTTAGGGCCAATATTTAAGTTTGAAAAAGAATCTTTTGAATACGAAGCCAAGGCGCAAAACAGTGAGCAAGAACAGCAACGCTTAACAACGACTATTTTGCAAGCACAAGCGAGTTTACAAGCGGCCATAAACGAGCAGCAGGAAGCTGGAAATAAAGATCAATTTGAAATTTTATCAGCTCATTTGTTGTTATTAACGGATCCGTCTCTTGTTGAATCTGCAAGCGCACAAATCAAGCAATCAGTGAGTGCGCCAGCAGCTTGGCAACACGCCATTGATGAACAGGTCCATGTGCTTGAGGGGTTAGCGAATCCATTGATGCAACAACGTGCGGCCGATTTAAAAGATGTTGGCGATCGCGTTTTACGCGTCTTATTAGGTAAAACAGAAGATCCATTAGCGAACTTACCTGAAAACTGTATTTTAGTCGCAGAAGAGTTGACGCCATCACAAATCGCAGGTTTTGAAGGTAAAAACATTAAAGCCGTTCTGACCACCACCGGCAGTGCCTCATCCCATGTGGCAATTATCGCTCGTTCGCTAAGTTTGGCAATGTTAGCCGCCGTCGATAAGAGTGTACTTGAGCTGGCGAATGACACCGAATTACTGGTCGATGCAAACAAAGGTGTGGTATTAGTTTCACCTACCGAAGATGCGATGGCGCAGCTGAAATTGGATCAAGACAATGATCGAAAGCTCAAAGAACAAGCGTTGGCGCAAGCCTTGCAGCCAGCCATTACTCAAGATAATGTGGAAGTGGAAGTCGCTGCCAATATTGGTGATGTAAAAGACGCTAAAAAAGCTGCGGAGCAGGGCGCTGATGGCATTGGTTTATTGCGCAGTGAATTTTTATTCCTCGATCGCTTAAACGCACCTAGCGAGCAAGAACAGTTTGAAGCGTACAGTGAAATGTTAGAAGGTATTGGCGTCGATAAGCCGGCCATTGTGCGAACCCTTGATGTCGGTGGAGATAAACCATTGCCTTATGTACCTATTGAGCCAGAGGAAAACCCCTTCCTTGGTGAACGTGGTATTCGAATTTGTTTAGATCGACCTGAAATTCTTCGCGAGCAGTTTCGTGCATTATTACGCGCCTCGGTGGGTAAAAAACTGCGCATCATGTTGCCGATGATATCCTCATTAACAGAGTTAAAGCTTGCGCGCAAAGTGCTTGACCAAGAAGCGGAAAAATTATCAATCAAAGGTGTTGAACTTGGGGTTATGATAGAAGTTCCATCGGCAGCCCTTATGGCCGATGTTTTGGCGCAAGAAGCAGACTTCTTCTCTATTGGTACCAATGACTTAACTCAGTATACCTTAGCCATGGACCGAGGTAATGCACGCTTAGCCCCACTTGCTGATAATCTAGACCCCGCTGTACTTAGAATGATTGATTTAACCGTAAAAGGTGCTCGAAAACACAATCGCTGGGTTGGTGTATGTGGTGGTATGGCAGCGCAACCTTTAGCACAACCCATTTTATTGGGTCTTGGGGTGAATGAGCTTTCGGTACAAATAAGCGCAGTGGCTGAAACAAAGTATCGAGTACGTGCACTTAATATGAAAGAATGTCAGGATCTGGCGCAACAAGCATTAGCATGTGCAACTACAGACGATGTTAAAGAGCTTGTTAGAGCTTATCAACAATAA
- a CDS encoding ADP-ribosylglycohydrolase family protein — protein sequence MMIRPLTLAIILATSVVSCSQQASLPSTFESPLTTELPANKIAISRAQYQDRLYGFWLGQSIANWTGLVTEMDKIGGEGIHGQFYTRDDWGKPDQPSIWGEGVPSNLSTTIDFVFADTDEVWGSDDDTDIEYIYQHLLHQHQTTILTGEQIRDGWLKHIYSEQESPLMLDGKRDNFLWVSNQRAHDLMAQQGLIPPATSDPTNNKEFDMIDAQLTTEIFGLLAPTRPDIALKMAKLPIQTTARENAQWASEFYVIMHSLAPTYQLSENKSDIILAMATTARQRLPEDSYSAKMFDYVLRRYQQGAKWEEVRDELYIKYQVNQEDGYDISSKNLYCNGCFASGINFAASIVSLLYGEGDLLETIKIAALAGWDSDNPAATWGGLLGFMYGKEGIEHAFKRTFSNRFNIHRTRGGFANNGIDTFENMALKGAEIIDRVVVEQMQGQYDEHNQRWLLPKVNVTIGKGQ from the coding sequence ATGATGATAAGACCCTTAACCCTCGCCATTATTCTTGCAACTTCCGTGGTTAGCTGTAGTCAACAAGCAAGCCTTCCCAGTACATTTGAGAGCCCACTGACAACGGAACTGCCGGCAAACAAAATAGCAATTTCTCGAGCGCAATATCAAGATAGGCTATATGGTTTTTGGTTGGGTCAATCCATAGCTAATTGGACTGGACTTGTCACCGAAATGGATAAAATTGGTGGTGAGGGTATTCATGGTCAATTTTATACCCGTGACGATTGGGGCAAGCCCGATCAACCCAGCATTTGGGGGGAAGGCGTCCCCAGTAATTTGTCCACCACGATAGATTTTGTTTTTGCCGATACTGACGAGGTGTGGGGCTCTGATGATGACACCGACATTGAGTACATCTATCAACACTTACTGCACCAGCATCAAACCACCATACTAACTGGCGAACAAATTCGTGACGGGTGGTTAAAGCACATCTATAGCGAGCAAGAGAGTCCTTTAATGCTCGATGGTAAACGCGATAATTTTTTATGGGTATCAAATCAGCGCGCTCATGATTTAATGGCGCAACAGGGCTTAATTCCGCCGGCAACCTCAGATCCCACAAACAATAAAGAATTTGACATGATCGATGCTCAACTTACCACTGAGATCTTCGGTCTATTAGCGCCAACTCGTCCTGATATCGCGTTAAAGATGGCGAAATTACCCATTCAAACCACAGCACGGGAAAACGCACAATGGGCCAGCGAATTTTATGTGATCATGCACTCTTTAGCACCTACATACCAACTGAGCGAGAATAAATCCGACATTATTTTAGCCATGGCCACAACAGCACGCCAGCGATTACCCGAAGATTCCTACTCAGCCAAAATGTTTGATTATGTCCTTCGCCGTTATCAACAAGGCGCTAAATGGGAAGAGGTTCGAGATGAACTTTACATTAAATATCAAGTGAACCAAGAAGATGGTTACGACATCAGTTCTAAAAATTTGTATTGCAATGGCTGCTTTGCCTCAGGCATAAATTTTGCCGCCAGTATTGTTAGTTTATTGTATGGCGAAGGAGACTTACTCGAAACGATAAAAATAGCTGCTTTAGCAGGTTGGGACTCTGACAACCCTGCCGCAACTTGGGGCGGGCTGTTAGGCTTTATGTACGGTAAAGAGGGTATTGAACATGCCTTTAAACGCACATTCTCTAATCGTTTTAACATCCATCGCACCCGTGGTGGCTTTGCTAATAACGGCATTGATACCTTTGAAAATATGGCGTTAAAAGGTGCCGAAATTATTGATCGGGTTGTGGTTGAGCAAATGCAAGGACAATATGATGAACACAATCAGCGCTGGCTTTTACCTAAAGTCAACGTCACCATCGGCAAAGGACAATAA
- the dusB gene encoding tRNA dihydrouridine synthase DusB encodes MKIGSYQLDGKVILAPMAGITDKPFRQLCCRLGAAMAVSEMLSSNPKVWASGKSKLRMEHSDEAGIRSVQIAGSDPAEMAFAAQVNVANGAQIIDINMGCPAKKVNKKLAGSALMKEPSLVEDIVQSVVAAVDVPVTLKIRTGWCENTRNGIEIAKIAEANGIQALAVHGRTRSDFYKGAAEYDTIKAIKSEISIPVIANGDIDSAEKAEYVLHYTNADAVMIGRAAQGRPWIFREINHYLDTGSHLAPPSLAEIRAILLAHVQALHTFYGDFMGARIARKHVSWYLQTQDQGKEFRSVFNKIELPQEQLQSLNMFFDKLT; translated from the coding sequence GTGAAAATAGGTTCTTATCAATTAGACGGTAAGGTTATTCTAGCCCCTATGGCAGGAATAACCGATAAACCGTTCAGACAATTATGTTGCCGGTTAGGCGCAGCAATGGCTGTTTCGGAGATGCTTTCTTCCAATCCTAAGGTTTGGGCGTCAGGTAAGTCTAAGTTGAGAATGGAACACAGCGATGAAGCCGGGATCCGTTCTGTTCAAATCGCCGGTTCAGATCCTGCTGAAATGGCATTTGCCGCGCAAGTTAATGTTGCCAACGGTGCTCAAATTATTGATATCAATATGGGGTGCCCGGCAAAGAAAGTAAATAAAAAGTTAGCGGGTTCAGCATTAATGAAAGAGCCGTCTCTGGTTGAGGATATTGTTCAATCGGTAGTGGCAGCTGTTGATGTTCCGGTAACATTAAAAATTCGTACTGGCTGGTGTGAAAACACCCGCAATGGTATTGAAATTGCAAAAATAGCGGAAGCCAATGGAATACAAGCTTTAGCTGTTCATGGCCGTACACGCAGTGACTTTTATAAAGGTGCTGCCGAATACGACACGATCAAAGCAATTAAATCAGAAATCAGTATCCCTGTTATTGCTAATGGTGATATCGATTCTGCAGAAAAAGCTGAATATGTTCTTCATTACACCAACGCAGATGCGGTAATGATTGGACGTGCAGCACAGGGTCGACCATGGATCTTCAGAGAGATTAATCACTATCTGGATACCGGTAGCCATTTAGCGCCACCGTCTTTGGCAGAGATCAGAGCAATATTACTTGCTCATGTGCAAGCGCTGCACACATTTTATGGTGATTTTATGGGCGCAAGGATAGCTCGTAAGCACGTATCTTGGTATTTGCAAACGCAAGACCAAGGCAAAGAATTTCGATCTGTATTTAACAAGATTGAATTGCCACAAGAGCAGTTACAATCTTTGAATATGTTTTTTGATAAATTAACTTAA
- the fis gene encoding DNA-binding transcriptional regulator Fis has protein sequence MFEQNITSPFVIGDLQTQTKASPLRSQAKVAIKNYLSQLNGNDVDNMYDLVLSEIEAPMLEEVMQYTRGNQTRAANLLGINRGTLRKKLKKYGMN, from the coding sequence ATGTTTGAACAAAATATTACTTCTCCATTCGTTATCGGTGACCTACAAACTCAGACCAAGGCATCACCTTTACGTTCTCAAGCTAAAGTAGCAATTAAAAACTACTTATCTCAATTAAATGGCAACGATGTTGACAACATGTACGACTTGGTTTTATCAGAAATTGAAGCGCCAATGCTTGAAGAAGTAATGCAGTATACGCGTGGTAATCAAACTCGAGCTGCTAACCTTCTAGGCATTAACCGTGGCACGTTACGTAAGAAACTGAAAAAATACGGTATGAACTAA
- a CDS encoding siroheme synthase codes for MMKYFPVFLDAKKLNTLVIGGGNIAARKIESLLKTPATITIIAPKANDTVSQLVSEHSLNHIKQEYHAIHLERINLVIAATDNEHVNQQAAKDAKQRGILLNVVDNPSLCDYITPAIIDRSPMIVALSSEGNAPMLLQLLKNQIDQTLPSHYGVLATFCGQHRHRVQQQIPKFAQRKLFWQQVIEGQVGELLIHNQQEAAESLFEQLLKKSDKETLGKLCLIKLSSHDPDLLTLKAYRAMQTADCVFLLDNLPTTFYDYARKDADKYRHWDQQHVTTLVHKQQTVVVLYQSSIELANNGVGLSLIKLSC; via the coding sequence ATGATGAAATACTTCCCCGTTTTCTTGGATGCCAAAAAGCTGAATACCTTGGTTATTGGTGGAGGTAATATTGCCGCTCGAAAAATAGAATCATTATTAAAAACTCCCGCTACCATCACCATCATCGCCCCCAAAGCGAACGACACCGTCAGCCAACTCGTGAGTGAACACTCACTTAATCACATTAAACAAGAATATCACGCCATTCACTTAGAACGGATCAATCTAGTTATTGCTGCAACCGACAACGAGCATGTTAACCAGCAAGCTGCTAAGGATGCGAAGCAACGAGGTATTCTATTGAATGTGGTCGATAACCCCAGCTTATGTGATTACATTACTCCCGCAATTATCGACAGAAGCCCGATGATTGTCGCGCTAAGCAGTGAGGGTAATGCCCCCATGTTGTTGCAGTTGTTAAAAAATCAAATTGACCAAACCTTGCCGAGTCATTACGGCGTACTCGCTACTTTTTGTGGCCAACATCGGCATAGAGTACAACAACAAATTCCTAAATTTGCTCAACGAAAACTATTTTGGCAACAGGTTATCGAAGGTCAAGTTGGTGAGCTTTTAATTCATAATCAGCAAGAAGCGGCTGAATCATTATTTGAACAATTACTTAAAAAGAGTGATAAAGAGACCTTGGGAAAACTCTGTTTAATTAAACTATCTAGCCATGATCCCGACTTACTGACTTTAAAAGCGTATCGCGCTATGCAAACTGCTGACTGTGTATTTCTCTTGGATAACCTACCGACAACATTCTATGACTATGCCCGAAAAGACGCTGATAAATATCGTCATTGGGATCAACAACACGTCACAACCCTAGTGCATAAACAACAAACTGTTGTGGTTTTATACCAATCGAGCATTGAACTCGCTAACAACGGGGTCGGTTTATCGCTGATCAAACTATCGTGTTAG
- the pykF gene encoding pyruvate kinase PykF produces MRKTKIICTIGPASESKEMLTNLVNAGMNIMRLNFSHGDYDEHQGRIDAVREVATETGKKVAILLDTKGPEIRTMNLADGDVLLEAGQTFTLTTDQSIVGDKTRVAVTYQDFAKDLSVGNTVLLDDGLIELTVTEITATDVICRVENTGELGNKKGVNLPGVSVNLPALSEKDKSDIVWGCGQGVDFIAASFIRKASDVEEIRALLNANGGEKIHIISKIENQEGVDNFDAILAASDGIMVARGDLGVEIAVEEVIFAQKTMIQKSVAARKPVITATQMLDSMIKNPRPTRAEAGDVTNAILDGTDAVMLSGESAKGKYPAETVAIMAQICERTDDAMKQLERPASPEYADIRVTESVCKSAVQAAKDLDVDLIVVTSQGGKTVKSVRKYFPKAQILTLTRDEKTAQQLCLTKGVTTSIVEPFESSDSIFEKAKEKAVEKGLAKSGDTIIVVTGALFNQTNTMSVHKID; encoded by the coding sequence ATGCGCAAGACTAAGATTATTTGTACAATCGGTCCCGCTTCCGAATCCAAAGAGATGCTAACCAACTTGGTTAATGCAGGCATGAATATCATGCGTCTAAACTTTTCACACGGTGACTATGATGAGCATCAAGGCCGTATTGATGCCGTTCGCGAAGTAGCGACTGAGACTGGCAAAAAAGTAGCTATCTTATTAGATACTAAAGGCCCAGAGATTCGCACTATGAACCTAGCTGATGGTGATGTTTTACTTGAAGCTGGCCAAACTTTTACACTAACAACAGATCAAAGCATCGTTGGTGACAAGACTCGTGTTGCCGTTACGTACCAAGACTTTGCCAAAGATCTTTCTGTTGGTAACACTGTGTTACTTGATGATGGCTTAATTGAGCTAACCGTAACCGAAATCACTGCGACGGATGTGATCTGTCGAGTAGAAAATACAGGTGAACTTGGCAACAAAAAAGGTGTTAACCTTCCAGGTGTTAGCGTTAACTTACCAGCGCTTTCTGAAAAAGATAAATCAGATATCGTTTGGGGTTGTGGCCAAGGCGTTGACTTTATTGCCGCATCTTTCATTCGTAAAGCATCTGATGTTGAAGAAATCCGTGCTTTATTAAATGCTAACGGCGGTGAAAAAATTCACATCATTTCTAAAATTGAAAACCAAGAAGGTGTTGATAACTTTGATGCTATTCTGGCGGCGTCTGATGGCATCATGGTTGCCCGTGGTGATCTAGGTGTTGAAATTGCGGTTGAAGAAGTTATTTTTGCCCAAAAGACAATGATTCAAAAATCTGTTGCTGCTCGTAAACCAGTTATCACTGCAACACAAATGCTTGATTCAATGATTAAAAACCCTCGCCCAACGCGTGCTGAAGCCGGTGACGTTACAAACGCCATCCTTGATGGTACCGATGCTGTTATGCTTTCGGGTGAATCTGCAAAAGGTAAATACCCTGCAGAAACAGTGGCTATTATGGCGCAAATCTGTGAACGTACAGACGATGCAATGAAGCAATTAGAGCGTCCAGCGTCTCCTGAATACGCCGATATTCGTGTAACGGAATCAGTATGTAAATCTGCGGTACAAGCTGCAAAAGATTTAGACGTTGACCTAATTGTTGTTACCAGCCAAGGCGGTAAAACAGTTAAGTCAGTACGTAAGTACTTCCCGAAAGCACAAATTTTAACGCTAACTCGTGATGAGAAAACAGCACAGCAATTATGTTTAACAAAAGGCGTTACAACGTCAATTGTTGAACCTTTTGAAAGCAGTGACTCTATTTTTGAGAAAGCGAAAGAAAAAGCCGTTGAAAAGGGCTTGGCCAAATCTGGTGATACCATTATCGTGGTAACTGGTGCGTTGTTTAATCAAACAAATACCATGTCAGTTCACAAAATTGACTAA
- the ptsG gene encoding PTS glucose transporter subunit IIBC, giving the protein MSIAKTLFASLQKVGKALMLPVSVLPIAGILLGVGAAEFSFLPEVVSSVMQSAGGSIFGQMPLLFAVGVALGFTNNDGVAALAAIVGYGIMVATINLMAQINIDSMIAAGQVMSAADIESFKKTYDTGVAGGILSGSVGAYMFNRFYKISLPDYLGFFAGKRFVPIATGFSTIALGILLALVWPPIGGLISDFSHWSANQNPEMAFAIYGFVERSLIPFGLHHIWNVPFFFEAGSCVNSAGEAVTGVLNCYLQADETSRAAGNGFGQLAGGFMFKMFGLPAAAIAIWHVAKPENKAKIGGIMISAALTSFLTGITEPIEFAFMFVAPVLYFMHALLASTAYFLSNSLDMVHGTSFSHGLIDFIVLSANAEKLWLFGALGLCYALVYYFSFRFVIVKFNLKTPGREESNGHVEEVHFEGSEKAQEVILAYGGAANITTLDSCITRLRIEVADVSKVDQNRLKQLGASGVIVMGNGVQAIMGTIAETLRTEMEAVIANGGVDVRASKDLKPQVNVEAVQQPVSADSLSESAELLPLLGGANNIESVQACAGNRIRVALNTPIQGLTELKQGSVKRVATLTDSCVHLILDKSSDELAKALQQQLS; this is encoded by the coding sequence ATGAGTATTGCAAAGACGCTATTCGCGTCATTACAAAAGGTCGGTAAAGCGTTAATGCTACCGGTATCGGTATTACCCATAGCCGGTATATTATTGGGTGTTGGGGCGGCTGAATTTAGCTTCTTACCCGAGGTGGTATCATCGGTTATGCAAAGCGCCGGTGGCTCTATTTTTGGCCAAATGCCACTGCTATTTGCCGTTGGTGTTGCCCTTGGTTTTACCAATAATGATGGCGTTGCGGCATTAGCCGCGATTGTCGGTTACGGCATTATGGTCGCCACCATTAACCTGATGGCACAAATTAATATCGATAGTATGATAGCGGCTGGTCAAGTGATGAGTGCTGCTGACATTGAATCATTTAAGAAAACCTATGATACCGGTGTTGCCGGCGGTATTTTATCGGGTAGTGTTGGCGCTTATATGTTTAATCGATTTTACAAAATAAGCCTACCAGATTATCTTGGCTTTTTTGCCGGCAAACGTTTTGTACCAATTGCCACAGGTTTTAGTACCATCGCATTGGGTATTCTACTGGCTTTAGTTTGGCCTCCAATTGGTGGTTTGATCTCAGACTTTTCACATTGGTCCGCAAACCAAAATCCAGAAATGGCCTTTGCCATTTATGGTTTTGTTGAACGTAGCTTAATTCCATTTGGTCTACACCACATTTGGAATGTGCCATTTTTCTTTGAAGCGGGCAGCTGTGTAAATAGTGCCGGTGAAGCCGTCACCGGGGTGTTAAATTGTTACTTACAAGCGGATGAAACAAGTCGTGCAGCCGGTAATGGCTTTGGTCAATTAGCCGGTGGCTTTATGTTTAAAATGTTTGGTTTACCTGCCGCAGCCATTGCTATTTGGCATGTGGCAAAACCAGAAAATAAAGCCAAAATTGGTGGCATCATGATCTCAGCGGCGTTAACGTCATTCTTAACTGGTATTACTGAGCCAATCGAGTTTGCGTTTATGTTTGTGGCACCGGTTTTATATTTCATGCATGCGCTATTAGCATCAACAGCGTACTTCTTAAGCAATAGCCTTGATATGGTTCACGGCACCTCGTTCTCGCATGGTTTGATTGACTTTATCGTACTCTCTGCCAACGCCGAAAAACTGTGGCTATTTGGTGCGCTTGGTTTATGTTATGCCTTAGTTTATTACTTCTCTTTCCGCTTTGTTATCGTTAAGTTCAACTTAAAAACACCGGGACGTGAAGAGAGCAATGGTCATGTAGAAGAAGTACATTTTGAAGGTTCAGAAAAAGCGCAAGAAGTGATCTTAGCTTATGGTGGTGCGGCAAATATTACCACCTTAGATTCCTGTATTACCCGACTACGTATTGAAGTGGCCGATGTCAGTAAAGTTGATCAAAATCGATTGAAACAGCTTGGCGCATCTGGGGTTATTGTTATGGGCAATGGCGTGCAAGCGATTATGGGTACTATTGCTGAAACCTTAAGAACCGAAATGGAAGCCGTTATAGCCAATGGCGGTGTTGACGTTCGTGCAAGCAAAGACCTTAAGCCGCAAGTGAACGTTGAAGCTGTACAACAACCTGTTTCTGCTGACAGCTTAAGTGAATCAGCTGAGTTATTGCCTCTATTAGGCGGAGCAAACAATATTGAATCGGTACAAGCATGTGCTGGAAACCGCATTCGAGTAGCGCTAAATACGCCGATACAAGGTTTAACAGAACTGAAGCAAGGTAGTGTGAAACGCGTTGCCACATTAACCGATAGCTGTGTCCACTTAATTTTGGATAAGTCTTCGGATGAGCTTGCCAAGGCTTTGCAACAACAATTGTCATAA